A genomic region of Hyalangium gracile contains the following coding sequences:
- a CDS encoding electron transfer flavoprotein subunit alpha/FixB family protein: MPTILIVAEQQPDGNLRKASLNAVSAGRALAEKAGAELHLVLLSKDPSKVAEELKGLGVKAVHTAAAPELEHYLAEVYTPVIAGLVQELKADYVGMASTAMGKDLMPRVAARLKAAMATDVMAFNGSGADVTFTRPMWAGNVFAEVKLTTPVKVFTLRATEFPAAQGGQPAAEVKTFSPKLEASKTKFVDFKEVKSARPELTEARVVVSGGRGTKGDFKEIEALADELGAAVGASRAVCDAGWVPNDLQVGQTGKVVAPQLYIAAGISGAIQHLAGMKSSKTIVAINKDPEAPIFQVADYGLVADLFKVLPELRQALHSLK, encoded by the coding sequence ATGCCGACCATTCTCATCGTCGCCGAGCAGCAGCCGGACGGAAACCTGCGCAAGGCCTCCCTCAACGCCGTCTCCGCGGGCCGCGCCCTGGCCGAGAAGGCGGGTGCCGAGCTGCACCTGGTGCTGCTGTCCAAGGATCCCTCCAAGGTGGCCGAGGAGCTCAAGGGCCTGGGCGTGAAGGCGGTGCACACCGCCGCCGCGCCCGAGCTCGAGCACTACCTGGCCGAGGTGTACACGCCCGTCATCGCCGGCCTGGTGCAGGAGCTGAAGGCCGACTACGTGGGCATGGCGTCCACCGCCATGGGCAAGGACCTGATGCCCCGCGTGGCCGCTCGCCTGAAGGCCGCCATGGCCACCGACGTGATGGCCTTCAATGGCAGCGGGGCGGATGTCACCTTCACCCGTCCCATGTGGGCCGGTAACGTCTTCGCCGAGGTGAAGCTCACCACGCCGGTGAAGGTGTTCACCCTGCGCGCCACCGAGTTCCCCGCGGCCCAGGGCGGTCAGCCCGCCGCCGAGGTGAAGACGTTCTCGCCGAAGCTCGAGGCTTCCAAGACGAAGTTCGTCGACTTCAAGGAAGTGAAGAGCGCGCGTCCGGAGCTGACCGAGGCCCGCGTGGTCGTCTCCGGCGGCCGCGGCACCAAGGGCGACTTCAAGGAGATCGAGGCCCTGGCCGATGAGCTGGGCGCGGCGGTGGGCGCCTCCCGCGCGGTGTGCGACGCGGGCTGGGTGCCCAACGACCTGCAGGTGGGCCAGACGGGCAAGGTGGTCGCTCCGCAGCTCTACATCGCGGCGGGCATCAGCGGCGCCATCCAGCACCTGGCCGGCATGAAGAGCTCGAAGACCATCGTGGCCATCAACAAGGACCCCGAGGCTCCCATCTTCCAGGTGGCCGACTACGGCCTGGTGGCGGACCTCTTCAAGGTCCTCCCCGAGCTGCGCCAGGCGCTGCATTCGCTGAAGTAG
- a CDS encoding cytochrome c oxidase assembly factor Coa1 family protein codes for MTPEGNMAPQPSWWSRNWKWAVPVGCLGIVASCMCFGAIAVFTGFTAAKKNPAAVNAVAIATSDSEVQATLGTPIQEGSDWQTSVQYINGQSSARFGIPLQGSKAAGLLHVEATKSAEDWTYQVLQVEVPGQPPIDLMDKVGGGTRRELAPPTPDAPPPTPEDGPKDEEGKPDLNL; via the coding sequence ATGACGCCGGAAGGCAACATGGCGCCACAGCCCAGCTGGTGGAGCCGGAACTGGAAGTGGGCGGTGCCCGTGGGGTGCCTGGGCATCGTGGCCTCGTGCATGTGCTTCGGCGCCATCGCCGTCTTCACGGGCTTCACCGCCGCGAAGAAGAACCCGGCGGCCGTGAATGCCGTGGCCATCGCCACCTCGGACTCGGAGGTGCAGGCCACGCTCGGCACGCCCATCCAGGAGGGCTCGGACTGGCAGACCTCCGTCCAGTACATCAACGGCCAGAGCAGCGCCCGGTTCGGCATCCCCCTTCAGGGCTCCAAGGCCGCCGGCCTGCTCCACGTCGAGGCGACCAAGAGCGCCGAGGATTGGACCTACCAGGTGCTCCAGGTGGAGGTGCCCGGACAGCCGCCCATCGATTTGATGGACAAGGTGGGCGGTGGGACACGGCGGGAGCTGGCGCCGCCCACGCCCGATGCGCCACCGCCGACGCCCGAGGACGGGCCGAAGGACGAAGAGGGCAAGCCGGACCTCAACCTGTAG
- a CDS encoding PqqD family protein: MAAYFMSLGAPGRRASRREMAVAAFLPKNGRERLAGAGADVLRAVPRIHPDAGVQRVSGKLKAAGPDDFMHHFEDEQRQVSEVAERIVELVDGRRTVADIVAVLCEEFEVEPEACREDTVAFVRLLVEKKVLVLGS; this comes from the coding sequence ATGGCCGCGTACTTCATGAGCCTGGGGGCCCCTGGCCGGAGGGCGAGCCGCCGGGAGATGGCCGTGGCTGCATTCCTTCCCAAGAATGGACGCGAGCGGCTCGCGGGCGCGGGCGCGGACGTGCTACGCGCGGTACCCCGGATCCACCCGGACGCTGGCGTGCAACGTGTGTCGGGGAAGCTGAAGGCGGCAGGGCCCGATGACTTCATGCACCACTTCGAGGACGAGCAGCGCCAGGTCTCCGAGGTGGCCGAGCGCATCGTGGAACTGGTGGACGGACGGCGGACGGTGGCCGACATCGTGGCGGTGCTGTGCGAGGAGTTCGAGGTGGAGCCGGAGGCGTGCCGTGAGGACACGGTCGCCTTCGTGAGACTCCTCGTGGAGAAGAAGGTGCTGGTGCTCGGCTCGTGA
- a CDS encoding Ig-like domain repeat protein, translating into MRRAVWQWLLVGFALVWGASGCNCGEPPVESQLEVAFDRPKDGDRLSAVDDADPATDGFQYEVVAVARDTADRPLKLASAKLEVRGPNEQTWNAGPEAVIDGATVRFPGTLLQPRTNLLQVTVEEAGSRRTATQRISVTVAPEPPSVDLTQPAEGQVLREKDDADPDTAGYQLHFSLRSSGLAGKAGTLYCENACGVPPTDFTVNSSGLTQVSVTLTQSACEAQQAACYAVVRNGTQEVTSSKRNIQLDTVAPRVELASPVAPVTSTTFKVEATVGCTEPGVVATLSREGMPDMPAQVVGRGVTFPAVTVPTDGQYTFTLRVADEGGNVTTRQIPVTVASTPPTLKLVVPKTITSDTVDGRLDNGLQATVSVQADSLPVGTEVRLFTSVNSQFARPQRAVTATVGGNRVATFTAQLAEGTNPVQACVSNAAGLEQCAAESVTVSTSRPVCRIITPLAGALTRTSPTEVQVESGAGPVTVVAYDLDGMERGRVSGTASSGSARVSMPLAADGEYRLVASCPGGGTSQALSLGVDTTAPALSFNVHGLPTGQTTLGPELNDSSLSPGIQVSLDVTTEPRASVLATGCGMTVGVAGQADASGALLLRDVSVPDSGTCELRLTSTDPAGNVTTTTQALTLVFAGSSLRFVSPQAGRYLGATDGVIRDDGGLLVSVGLEVGATAAGTLRLLRGTTEIASLPVAANETRKTFTNVALEDGANVLRAELTGPGGTVACATILLLVDTEPGNITLIIPTTAPDPYKVSLDAAPALSGIQAQLQYSAPNRSPSAVVDICTSVALVQGATPCRDGSGWFTLAANVPPSVPNFTYPDGRYALKAVLDDGAISVSQEVTLRVDSVEPVVRSVELLGDTNGDKRLNAEELPTGAPQLQVAVDGLEDGSPVQVRDLENRNVIYGEGRASGGRATVSLTAMPTGVADDYSVVVTVTDAAGNQNRVDNDTVFYPLNTAARFSFVLDRVLPVLVLTSPTRTSLGKADDASTAGGFQLSVTVNTAADVGTGGVHMELSPAGEVVDLTPASLVARHDFTLPETGKVTYTLTVTATDTSGNRSAAVVRTLTVDQESPTVTLVTPTEGTYDSTEVPVQVDVGGGDVGSVSVFSQVGSSALVLIGNLPVVSGVAQGTLNFPIGLQTVSVQASDAAGNTASDSEPNVEVRQAGCDITLTAPASAVATLLAKDDQDPSTPGLQYRVKGNSQSCRGAVVSLYRGTSTTPEATTTVDPVTAGFLFDVTLADGEQTRLTVEIINVSSIRTIDYADVTVDITPPLITSISPTPTTLYFVASSNAYLFPTPAPDRVVDGSPGRDADATFTLTVAQGVGSKVQAFYRGVPVSAERPVVLDPETLPVPVTLPHDTVGTLELRVQDASGNVALHTVAATVDVIPPTAPTVSRTLVAGQERAAKVNVSWTASGDDELSGMPAGYDLRWTVNAQLKNGITDENAFASPKVKQETGSLLPATSTSYELTLPPLASYSIQLRPRDEVGNYPPFQVADSALIPNFWTTKTLNNPGASTASYGLYITSRGDLNADGFDDLVVGASFGTPGAAYIYYGSNNPQVENRQDLTLPEGGNQFYGGDFDVGDAGNPTADRVQDLLISARGYSSTSGRAFLYFGRKGTTVDTTGAIEFRLPTSINNASLGGTAKMIGDITGDGLQEIILSSHGENPPKAYMFYGRSPDEWRALGSGCNASSACVVPASSANKIFSAPAGTSFFGRNRGYVRLGDITGDGVTDFTIPSSHETQNKVYVYSGATVRSLPGSAVSISDALQVLSQPTGATATNGFGTEAAGGVDLAGGPGLDLVVSMAVENKVFVYRDGNAQGFTTSPLLILGGSRFGTALARGDLNGDGRPDIAIGQNLQPGGSAYVFYNRGVPGAEFDTVAEDGFFQSKLESNSSFGISLSILDYNGDGKPDLAVGDHQSSPARVVVYY; encoded by the coding sequence ATGCGCCGAGCGGTATGGCAGTGGCTGCTGGTGGGCTTCGCCCTGGTGTGGGGCGCCTCGGGGTGTAACTGCGGCGAGCCGCCCGTCGAGTCTCAGCTCGAGGTGGCCTTCGATCGGCCCAAGGACGGCGATCGGCTGTCGGCGGTGGACGACGCGGATCCCGCCACGGACGGCTTCCAGTACGAGGTGGTCGCGGTGGCGCGCGACACGGCGGACCGGCCGCTGAAGCTGGCCAGCGCGAAGCTGGAGGTGCGCGGGCCCAACGAGCAGACGTGGAACGCGGGGCCGGAGGCCGTCATCGACGGGGCCACGGTGCGCTTCCCGGGCACGCTGCTGCAGCCGCGCACCAACCTGCTGCAGGTGACGGTGGAGGAGGCAGGCTCGCGCCGCACGGCCACCCAGCGCATCAGCGTGACGGTCGCCCCCGAGCCGCCGTCCGTCGATCTCACCCAGCCCGCCGAGGGCCAGGTGCTGCGCGAGAAGGATGACGCGGATCCAGACACCGCGGGCTACCAGCTCCACTTCTCCCTGCGCAGCTCCGGGCTGGCCGGGAAGGCAGGCACGCTCTACTGCGAGAACGCGTGCGGCGTGCCGCCCACGGACTTCACCGTGAACAGCAGCGGGCTGACGCAGGTGTCGGTGACGCTGACGCAGTCCGCGTGCGAGGCCCAGCAGGCCGCGTGCTACGCGGTGGTACGCAACGGCACCCAGGAGGTGACGTCCAGCAAGCGCAACATCCAGCTGGACACGGTGGCTCCGCGCGTGGAGCTGGCTTCGCCCGTGGCGCCCGTGACTTCCACGACCTTCAAGGTGGAGGCCACCGTGGGCTGCACCGAGCCCGGTGTGGTGGCGACCCTCTCGCGAGAGGGCATGCCGGACATGCCCGCTCAGGTGGTAGGCCGTGGCGTGACGTTCCCCGCCGTCACCGTGCCGACGGATGGGCAGTACACCTTCACGCTGCGCGTGGCCGACGAGGGGGGCAACGTCACCACCCGGCAGATCCCCGTCACCGTGGCGAGTACCCCTCCCACCCTCAAGCTCGTCGTGCCGAAGACGATCACCTCGGACACCGTGGATGGGCGGCTCGACAACGGCCTGCAGGCGACCGTGAGCGTGCAGGCGGACTCGCTGCCCGTCGGTACGGAGGTCCGGCTCTTCACCTCCGTCAACAGCCAGTTCGCTCGCCCGCAGCGGGCCGTGACGGCGACGGTGGGTGGCAACCGCGTGGCCACCTTCACCGCGCAGCTCGCCGAGGGGACCAACCCCGTGCAGGCCTGCGTGAGCAACGCCGCCGGCCTGGAGCAGTGCGCGGCCGAGTCCGTCACCGTCTCCACGAGCCGACCCGTCTGCCGCATCATCACTCCGCTCGCGGGTGCCCTCACTCGCACCTCGCCCACGGAGGTGCAGGTGGAGTCGGGGGCCGGCCCCGTCACCGTGGTGGCGTATGACCTGGACGGCATGGAGCGGGGCCGCGTCAGTGGGACGGCGTCCTCTGGCTCGGCGCGGGTGTCGATGCCGCTGGCGGCGGACGGTGAGTACCGCCTGGTGGCTTCCTGCCCCGGTGGGGGAACCAGCCAGGCGCTCTCCCTGGGCGTGGATACCACGGCTCCGGCGCTGTCGTTCAACGTGCATGGGCTGCCCACCGGGCAGACCACGCTGGGGCCCGAGCTGAACGATTCCTCCCTGAGCCCGGGCATCCAGGTCTCCCTGGATGTGACGACCGAGCCGCGCGCTTCGGTGCTCGCCACGGGCTGTGGCATGACGGTGGGGGTGGCCGGGCAGGCGGATGCGAGCGGCGCCCTCCTGCTGCGAGATGTCTCCGTGCCGGACAGCGGGACGTGTGAGCTGCGGCTGACCTCCACGGATCCCGCCGGGAATGTCACCACGACGACCCAGGCCCTGACGCTGGTCTTCGCTGGCAGCTCGCTGCGCTTCGTGTCACCCCAGGCCGGGCGCTACCTGGGCGCGACGGACGGGGTGATCCGGGATGACGGAGGGCTGCTGGTGTCCGTGGGCCTGGAGGTGGGGGCCACCGCGGCGGGAACCCTCCGCTTGCTGCGAGGTACGACGGAGATCGCCTCCTTGCCCGTGGCGGCCAACGAGACGCGGAAGACCTTCACGAACGTCGCCCTGGAGGATGGCGCCAACGTGCTGCGCGCCGAGCTCACCGGCCCCGGAGGCACGGTCGCCTGCGCGACCATCCTCCTGCTGGTCGACACCGAGCCGGGGAACATCACCCTGATCATCCCGACGACCGCGCCCGACCCTTACAAGGTCAGCCTGGATGCGGCACCGGCGCTGAGTGGCATCCAGGCCCAGCTTCAGTACAGCGCGCCCAACCGCTCGCCGAGCGCCGTCGTGGACATCTGCACGAGCGTGGCGCTCGTCCAGGGCGCTACCCCCTGTCGCGATGGGTCGGGCTGGTTCACTCTCGCCGCGAACGTTCCCCCCTCCGTCCCGAACTTCACCTATCCCGACGGCCGGTACGCGCTGAAGGCCGTGCTCGATGATGGGGCCATCTCCGTCTCCCAGGAAGTCACCCTCAGGGTGGACAGCGTCGAGCCCGTGGTCCGCTCCGTGGAGCTGCTCGGAGATACCAACGGTGACAAGCGACTGAACGCGGAGGAGCTCCCTACCGGAGCACCTCAGCTCCAGGTCGCCGTGGACGGCCTGGAGGATGGGAGTCCGGTGCAGGTGCGCGACCTGGAAAACCGGAATGTGATCTACGGCGAGGGCCGCGCCTCGGGCGGCCGAGCCACCGTCTCGCTGACGGCCATGCCGACGGGAGTGGCGGACGACTATTCCGTCGTCGTCACCGTGACGGACGCCGCGGGCAACCAGAACCGGGTGGACAATGACACGGTGTTCTACCCGCTCAATACGGCGGCCCGCTTCTCGTTCGTCCTCGATCGCGTGTTGCCTGTCCTGGTGCTGACCTCGCCCACGCGGACCTCGCTAGGGAAGGCGGACGACGCATCGACCGCCGGTGGCTTCCAGCTCAGCGTCACCGTCAACACCGCCGCGGACGTGGGGACGGGAGGCGTCCACATGGAGCTGTCGCCCGCTGGCGAGGTCGTGGACCTCACCCCGGCCTCGCTCGTCGCCAGACACGACTTCACCCTGCCGGAGACGGGGAAGGTGACGTACACGCTGACGGTCACCGCCACGGACACCTCGGGCAACCGCAGCGCCGCCGTGGTTCGCACCCTCACCGTGGACCAGGAGTCGCCGACCGTCACACTGGTGACGCCTACCGAGGGCACCTACGACAGCACCGAGGTGCCCGTTCAGGTGGACGTGGGCGGAGGGGACGTCGGCTCGGTGAGCGTCTTCTCGCAGGTGGGCTCGAGCGCCCTGGTGCTCATCGGCAACCTGCCCGTCGTGTCGGGGGTTGCGCAGGGCACCCTCAACTTCCCCATCGGGCTGCAGACGGTCTCGGTGCAGGCCAGCGACGCCGCGGGAAACACGGCCAGCGACTCGGAGCCGAACGTGGAGGTGCGCCAGGCCGGCTGCGACATCACCCTCACCGCTCCGGCCTCCGCGGTGGCCACGCTGCTCGCGAAGGATGACCAGGATCCGTCGACTCCGGGCTTGCAGTACCGCGTGAAGGGCAACAGCCAGTCATGCCGTGGCGCGGTGGTGTCGCTCTATCGAGGGACCTCCACCACGCCCGAGGCCACCACGACGGTGGACCCGGTGACGGCGGGCTTCTTGTTCGATGTGACGCTCGCGGACGGCGAGCAGACGCGCCTCACCGTGGAGATCATCAACGTCTCCTCCATCCGCACCATCGACTACGCGGACGTGACGGTGGACATCACCCCGCCGCTCATCACCTCCATCTCGCCGACCCCGACGACGCTCTACTTCGTGGCCAGCTCCAATGCGTACCTCTTCCCGACGCCCGCTCCCGATCGGGTGGTGGATGGCTCTCCGGGGCGGGATGCCGACGCGACCTTCACCCTCACCGTGGCCCAGGGCGTCGGGAGCAAGGTCCAGGCCTTCTACCGCGGCGTTCCCGTGTCGGCGGAGCGCCCCGTCGTGCTTGATCCGGAGACGCTGCCTGTCCCGGTGACGCTGCCCCACGACACCGTGGGCACGCTCGAGCTGCGCGTGCAGGACGCCTCGGGGAACGTGGCGCTCCATACCGTGGCGGCCACCGTGGACGTGATTCCGCCCACGGCTCCGACGGTGTCCCGGACGCTGGTGGCGGGGCAGGAGCGCGCGGCGAAGGTCAACGTGAGCTGGACCGCCAGCGGGGATGATGAGCTCTCGGGGATGCCCGCGGGCTATGACCTGCGCTGGACCGTCAACGCCCAGCTCAAGAACGGCATCACGGACGAGAACGCGTTCGCCAGCCCGAAGGTGAAGCAGGAGACGGGCAGCCTCCTGCCGGCCACCTCCACGAGCTACGAGCTGACGCTGCCGCCCCTGGCCAGCTACTCCATCCAGCTGCGGCCGCGAGACGAGGTGGGCAACTACCCGCCGTTCCAGGTGGCGGACTCGGCGCTCATCCCCAACTTCTGGACCACCAAGACGCTGAACAACCCCGGCGCCTCGACCGCCAGCTACGGCCTCTACATCACCTCGCGTGGAGACCTGAACGCGGACGGCTTCGATGACCTGGTGGTGGGGGCGTCCTTCGGCACTCCTGGAGCGGCCTACATCTATTACGGCTCGAACAACCCGCAGGTCGAGAACCGCCAGGATCTGACGCTGCCCGAGGGGGGCAACCAGTTCTATGGAGGAGACTTCGACGTCGGCGACGCCGGCAATCCCACGGCGGACCGGGTGCAGGACCTGCTGATCAGCGCGCGCGGCTATTCGAGCACCAGCGGGAGGGCCTTCCTCTACTTCGGGCGCAAGGGCACGACGGTGGACACCACGGGCGCCATCGAGTTCCGCCTCCCCACCAGCATCAACAACGCCTCCCTGGGCGGGACGGCGAAGATGATTGGCGACATCACGGGCGACGGGCTGCAGGAGATCATCCTCAGCTCGCACGGCGAGAACCCACCCAAGGCGTACATGTTCTATGGGCGCTCACCGGACGAGTGGCGCGCCCTGGGAAGCGGCTGCAACGCCAGCTCGGCCTGCGTGGTCCCCGCGAGCAGCGCGAACAAGATTTTCTCCGCGCCCGCGGGCACCTCCTTCTTTGGAAGGAATCGCGGCTATGTCCGGCTCGGGGACATCACGGGTGACGGGGTCACGGACTTCACCATCCCCTCGTCCCACGAGACGCAGAACAAGGTCTATGTGTACTCGGGAGCCACCGTGCGCTCGTTGCCTGGGAGCGCGGTCTCCATCTCCGATGCGCTCCAGGTGCTCAGCCAGCCTACTGGGGCCACGGCGACCAACGGCTTCGGTACCGAGGCCGCCGGAGGAGTGGATCTGGCCGGCGGACCGGGGCTCGACCTCGTGGTGAGCATGGCGGTCGAGAACAAGGTGTTCGTGTACCGGGATGGGAACGCGCAGGGCTTCACGACGTCCCCGCTGCTCATCCTGGGCGGAAGCCGGTTCGGCACGGCCCTGGCGCGCGGTGACCTGAACGGTGACGGTCGTCCGGACATCGCGATCGGGCAGAACCTCCAGCCGGGAGGTTCCGCGTACGTCTTCTACAACCGCGGGGTGCCCGGGGCGGAGTTCGACACGGTGGCGGAAGACGGCTTCTTCCAGTCCAAGCTGGAGTCCAACAGCTCGTTTGGCATCAGCCTGAGCATCCTGGACTACAATGGGGACGGAAAACCCGATCTGGCCGTGGGAGACCATCAATCGAGTCCGGCACGCGTCGTGGTGTACTATTAG
- a CDS encoding potassium transporter TrkH — translation MRLLRFGDWSVGVDEELLTRAGERCTLAPFLAPSEGSVRLRLRARTVPAGQGAPLDPRNPSGARFQVQGDVVDVEPPRAELDTELALRVGMQLATLRQGGLLLHAAGVSFQGRGVVAIGPSGAGKSTWTRLCARAAGADVLSDEVVALLPDGWAEGSPFCSDLDLPSTLARARLVAVLLLRKGPEERMEEVSADEAIPALMGQVFRPLPGEATPGDILQRLAGISEKVALRRFVFRKHEAAAGFVREWLDGQ, via the coding sequence ATGCGGCTGCTGCGCTTCGGTGACTGGAGCGTGGGAGTGGATGAGGAGCTCCTGACCCGGGCCGGCGAGCGGTGCACGCTGGCTCCCTTCCTGGCGCCTTCCGAGGGCTCCGTCCGGCTGCGGTTGAGGGCCAGGACGGTGCCGGCGGGGCAGGGGGCTCCGCTCGATCCCCGCAACCCGTCCGGGGCTCGCTTCCAGGTGCAAGGGGACGTGGTGGACGTGGAGCCCCCGCGCGCGGAGCTCGACACCGAGCTGGCCCTGCGCGTGGGCATGCAGCTCGCCACGCTCCGGCAGGGCGGCCTGCTGCTGCACGCGGCGGGCGTGTCCTTCCAGGGGCGTGGCGTGGTCGCCATCGGGCCGAGCGGGGCCGGTAAGTCCACGTGGACGCGGCTGTGCGCCCGGGCCGCCGGGGCGGACGTGCTCTCGGATGAGGTGGTGGCGCTCCTTCCGGACGGGTGGGCGGAGGGCAGCCCGTTCTGCTCGGACCTGGATCTCCCCTCCACCCTGGCGCGAGCACGGCTGGTGGCGGTGCTCCTGCTGCGCAAGGGCCCGGAGGAGCGGATGGAGGAGGTATCCGCCGACGAGGCCATCCCGGCGCTGATGGGGCAGGTGTTCCGGCCGCTCCCGGGGGAGGCCACTCCGGGAGACATCCTCCAGCGCCTGGCCGGCATCTCCGAGAAGGTTGCCCTGAGACGTTTCGTCTTCCGCAAGCATGAGGCCGCGGCGGGCTTCGTGCGAGAGTGGCTCGATGGCCAGTAG
- a CDS encoding GNAT family N-acetyltransferase — MASRHPTDLAALVEATPPGRQLWLRGAGRSLYPLLRSGDSVRVLRCEPEALVRGDMALVRVGRKLVAHVVVSTQPVLTASLLGGKDPVGEPLGRITALRRGPLLLPLPRLASPSLFLGQRLLSRLWTRPQARSVFRRLRDFSVSGWSRPLRQRWLGKLEVRLLREEDLDALLVFAGERLLVPSSFLRQQLLDRWTRQEGMLGAAVGAFDPRGRLHGFAYMDDYRQEGLQLEGLWVRSLVVAPRARRMGLAFRIIHCLLEEARRQGADRLFADIDDDNMASLRTFRRAGFKDSSAELTRRVNSEWSASGGLKPLVVVERALD; from the coding sequence ATGGCCAGTAGGCATCCCACGGATCTGGCGGCGCTCGTCGAGGCGACACCTCCCGGCCGGCAGCTCTGGCTGCGAGGCGCGGGGCGGAGCCTGTATCCGCTGCTGCGGAGCGGAGACTCGGTCCGGGTGCTGCGGTGCGAGCCGGAGGCGCTCGTCCGAGGGGACATGGCGCTCGTGAGGGTGGGGCGCAAGCTCGTCGCGCACGTGGTGGTCTCCACCCAGCCCGTGCTGACGGCTTCCCTGCTCGGCGGGAAGGATCCGGTGGGCGAGCCGCTCGGGCGCATCACCGCGCTGCGTCGGGGGCCCCTGCTCCTTCCGCTGCCCCGGCTGGCGAGCCCTTCGCTCTTCCTGGGGCAGCGGCTCCTGTCCCGGCTGTGGACGCGTCCCCAGGCCCGCTCGGTCTTCCGGCGACTTCGGGACTTCTCCGTGTCCGGATGGTCCCGCCCGCTGCGGCAGCGGTGGCTCGGGAAGCTCGAGGTCCGGCTGCTCCGGGAGGAGGACCTGGACGCGCTCCTCGTGTTCGCGGGAGAGCGGCTGCTGGTGCCCTCGAGCTTCCTGCGCCAGCAGCTCCTGGACCGCTGGACGCGCCAGGAGGGGATGCTGGGCGCGGCGGTGGGCGCCTTCGATCCGAGGGGGCGGCTGCACGGCTTCGCGTACATGGATGACTACCGCCAGGAGGGCCTGCAGCTGGAGGGGCTCTGGGTGCGCTCGCTGGTGGTGGCGCCGAGGGCTCGCCGGATGGGCCTCGCCTTCCGGATCATCCACTGCCTCCTGGAGGAGGCCCGGCGGCAGGGGGCCGATCGGCTCTTCGCGGACATCGACGACGACAACATGGCCTCGCTGAGGACGTTCCGGAGGGCCGGCTTCAAGGACTCCTCCGCCGAGCTCACCCGGCGAGTGAACTCGGAGTGGAGCGCCTCGGGCGGGCTCAAGCCCCTGGTCGTCGTGGAGCGCGCGCTGGATTGA
- a CDS encoding DMT family transporter, whose product MSETEAPSERQGRLRADGALVLLTVLWGTTFVVVKDALSHGDPFTFLSLRFGVGASVLSVLAGRQLFSPTHLRRGAVLGVFLFLGFALQTVGLTDTTPSRSAFITGMYVLLVPLVMLALFRRVPRVSSLVGVVLSAMGLYYLTGAEVGSERLSTGDLLTLGCAVAYAFHIAFTDRYAPREGVQALVAVQLWVVTLLSVACLPFVEVRVQWAPAFIGAVLFCGVFASAMALSVQTWAQARTTAVRAAIIYSLEPVFAAGFSLVLGYEKLGVREWVGGGLIILGVLVAELGSALWVRWRAREAAQV is encoded by the coding sequence TTGTCCGAGACAGAAGCCCCCTCAGAGCGCCAGGGCCGCCTCCGCGCGGACGGAGCGCTGGTGCTCCTCACCGTGCTGTGGGGTACGACCTTCGTGGTGGTGAAGGACGCGCTGTCGCATGGAGACCCCTTCACGTTCCTCTCGCTTCGCTTCGGCGTGGGGGCCTCGGTGCTCAGCGTGCTGGCCGGGCGCCAGCTGTTCTCCCCGACTCACCTGCGGCGCGGGGCCGTGCTCGGTGTCTTTCTCTTCCTGGGCTTCGCGCTGCAGACGGTGGGGCTGACGGACACCACGCCCTCCCGCTCGGCGTTCATCACCGGGATGTACGTGCTGCTGGTGCCGCTGGTGATGCTGGCGCTCTTCCGGCGGGTGCCGCGCGTCTCCTCGCTGGTGGGCGTGGTGCTCTCGGCGATGGGGCTCTACTACCTCACGGGGGCCGAGGTGGGCTCGGAGCGGCTCTCCACGGGAGATCTGCTCACGCTGGGGTGTGCGGTGGCGTACGCCTTCCACATCGCCTTCACGGATCGCTATGCGCCCCGGGAGGGTGTCCAGGCCCTGGTGGCGGTGCAGCTGTGGGTGGTGACGCTGCTGTCGGTGGCATGCCTGCCCTTCGTGGAGGTGCGGGTGCAGTGGGCGCCGGCCTTCATCGGGGCCGTGCTCTTCTGTGGGGTGTTCGCCAGCGCCATGGCGCTCAGCGTGCAGACGTGGGCCCAGGCGCGGACGACGGCCGTGCGCGCGGCCATCATCTACTCGCTGGAGCCCGTGTTCGCCGCGGGCTTCTCCCTGGTGCTGGGCTACGAGAAGCTCGGAGTGCGCGAGTGGGTGGGCGGTGGGCTCATCATCCTGGGCGTGCTGGTGGCGGAGCTCGGCTCCGCGCTGTGGGTGCGGTGGCGCGCGCGGGAGGCGGCCCAGGTGTGA